Proteins from one Toxotes jaculatrix isolate fToxJac2 chromosome 13, fToxJac2.pri, whole genome shotgun sequence genomic window:
- the si:dkey-222b8.4 gene encoding uncharacterized protein KIAA0895 isoform X1, translated as MLESIKVTERLHWPEVEMSKKYILNSSNKALSPSQVYLEKISSSVLEDLFSSGSSSFSILRQAEEDEWEKPKQSLYKRPKTSVKCGATLGRRNHAGMAFKKVHVQEGGRKPAQTNCVLSSFPKPARNIAVVGKTMGLTPRTVPQLRKMCVSNSPRTKLPSLHKATITREVENAKKLCILTAIKPSNVEKEKAKFFKSEFCYNPQFEYSNPVSPLVLARHNNASDRFLTQAVHIMELALQRYGSYEKFEKVTGGNLLTKSRIWQNVKKYMEKEGCMGEIVVQVTDDLLSRASMTVVNSRPTLTINISTAREHWLEGMLRHEIGTHYFRGINNCHQPWSSSVGRKKHNLKPLNPTEEGLASIHSVLFRKDPTLWRAALLYYTVYQASHMSFSQLFHDLGRFVQDPNTRWDYCVRAKRGQIDTAQPGCFSKDQVYLDGILKILRYRDKINFPLLMALGKVSFEDLDRLKAVAQMENVRIPHFMQDQGRYAEQLTKIMAVNQLTDEELKTII; from the exons ATGCTGGAGTCAATAAAAGTAACAG AGAGGCTTCACTGGCCAGAAGTAGAAATGTCCAAAAAGTACATCTTAAACTCTTCCAACAAGGCACTGAGTCCAAGCCAAGTATACCTGGAGAAGATTTCTTCCAGTGTCCTTGAAGACCTCTTCAGCTctggctccagcagcttcagcatACTGCGGCAGGCTGAGGAGGACGAGTGGGAGAAGCCAAAGCAGTCCCTGTACAAGAGGCCAAAAACATCCGTGAAATGTGGTGCCACACTTGGTAGACGAAACCACGCGGGCATGGCTTTTAAAAAGGTGCATGTTCAAGAAGGTGGCCGAAAGCCTGCACAGACAAACTGCGTCCTCTCCAGTTTCCCCAAACCAGCACGGAACATCGCAGTAGTGGGCAAAACGATGGGCCTGACCCCTCGTACAGTTCCACAGCTCAGGAAGATGTGCGTCTCCAACTCACCTCGCACCAAACTTCCCTCACTGCACAAAGCGACAATCACACGGGAAGTGGAAAACGCCAAGAAGCTCTGCATCCTTACTGCCATCAAGCCATCTAatgtggagaaggagaaggcCAAGTTTTTCAAGTCGGAGTTCTGCTACAACCCGCAGTTTGAGTACAGCAACCCCGTCTCTCCGCTTGTTTTGGCACGGCATAATAACGCCTCAGATCGCTTCCTGACACAG GCCGTGCACATCATGGAGCTCGCCCTGCAGCGATATGGCAGCTATGAGAAGTTTGAGAAGGTCACTGGAGGCAACCTCCTCACCAAGAGTCGCATCTGGCAGAATGTCAAGAAATACATGGAGAAGGAAGGATGCATGGGGGAG ATCGTGGTCCAGGTGACAGATGACCTCTTGTCCAGAGCCTCCATGACAGTCGTGAACAGCAGACCCACACTCACCATCAACATCTCCACTGCACGGGAGCACTGGCTGGAGGGCATGCTCAGGCATGAGATTG GCACACATTATTTCCGCGGCATCAACAACTGCCATCAGCCGTGGAGCAGCAGCGTGGGCAGGAAGAAGCACAACCTGAAGCCCCTGAACCCCACAGAGGAGGGCCTGGCCAGCATCCACAGCGTCCTGTTCAGGAAAGACCCCACTCTGTGGCGCGCTGCCCTGCTCTACTACACCGTCTACCAGGCCAGCCACATGTCCTTCTCTCAGCTCTTCCACGACTTGGGACGCTTCGTCCAGGACCCCAACACCCGCTGGGACTACTGTGTCAGAGCCAAGAGAGGCCAGATCGACACAGCACAGCCAG GGTGCTTCAGTAAAGACCAGGTCTACCTGGACGGCATCCTGAAGATCCTGCGATACAGAGACAAGATCAACTTCCCACTGCTGATGGCTCTTGGAAAG GTCTCATTCGAAGACTTGGACCGCCTGAAAGCCGTGGCTCAGATGGAGAACGTCCGCATCCCACACTTCATGCAGGACCAGGGGAGGTACGCCGAGCAGCTGACCAAAATCATGGCGGTCAACCAGCTGACCGACGAGGAGCTGAAGACCATCATCTGA
- the si:dkey-222b8.4 gene encoding uncharacterized protein KIAA0895 isoform X2, with protein MSKKYILNSSNKALSPSQVYLEKISSSVLEDLFSSGSSSFSILRQAEEDEWEKPKQSLYKRPKTSVKCGATLGRRNHAGMAFKKVHVQEGGRKPAQTNCVLSSFPKPARNIAVVGKTMGLTPRTVPQLRKMCVSNSPRTKLPSLHKATITREVENAKKLCILTAIKPSNVEKEKAKFFKSEFCYNPQFEYSNPVSPLVLARHNNASDRFLTQAVHIMELALQRYGSYEKFEKVTGGNLLTKSRIWQNVKKYMEKEGCMGEIVVQVTDDLLSRASMTVVNSRPTLTINISTAREHWLEGMLRHEIGTHYFRGINNCHQPWSSSVGRKKHNLKPLNPTEEGLASIHSVLFRKDPTLWRAALLYYTVYQASHMSFSQLFHDLGRFVQDPNTRWDYCVRAKRGQIDTAQPGCFSKDQVYLDGILKILRYRDKINFPLLMALGKVSFEDLDRLKAVAQMENVRIPHFMQDQGRYAEQLTKIMAVNQLTDEELKTII; from the exons ATGTCCAAAAAGTACATCTTAAACTCTTCCAACAAGGCACTGAGTCCAAGCCAAGTATACCTGGAGAAGATTTCTTCCAGTGTCCTTGAAGACCTCTTCAGCTctggctccagcagcttcagcatACTGCGGCAGGCTGAGGAGGACGAGTGGGAGAAGCCAAAGCAGTCCCTGTACAAGAGGCCAAAAACATCCGTGAAATGTGGTGCCACACTTGGTAGACGAAACCACGCGGGCATGGCTTTTAAAAAGGTGCATGTTCAAGAAGGTGGCCGAAAGCCTGCACAGACAAACTGCGTCCTCTCCAGTTTCCCCAAACCAGCACGGAACATCGCAGTAGTGGGCAAAACGATGGGCCTGACCCCTCGTACAGTTCCACAGCTCAGGAAGATGTGCGTCTCCAACTCACCTCGCACCAAACTTCCCTCACTGCACAAAGCGACAATCACACGGGAAGTGGAAAACGCCAAGAAGCTCTGCATCCTTACTGCCATCAAGCCATCTAatgtggagaaggagaaggcCAAGTTTTTCAAGTCGGAGTTCTGCTACAACCCGCAGTTTGAGTACAGCAACCCCGTCTCTCCGCTTGTTTTGGCACGGCATAATAACGCCTCAGATCGCTTCCTGACACAG GCCGTGCACATCATGGAGCTCGCCCTGCAGCGATATGGCAGCTATGAGAAGTTTGAGAAGGTCACTGGAGGCAACCTCCTCACCAAGAGTCGCATCTGGCAGAATGTCAAGAAATACATGGAGAAGGAAGGATGCATGGGGGAG ATCGTGGTCCAGGTGACAGATGACCTCTTGTCCAGAGCCTCCATGACAGTCGTGAACAGCAGACCCACACTCACCATCAACATCTCCACTGCACGGGAGCACTGGCTGGAGGGCATGCTCAGGCATGAGATTG GCACACATTATTTCCGCGGCATCAACAACTGCCATCAGCCGTGGAGCAGCAGCGTGGGCAGGAAGAAGCACAACCTGAAGCCCCTGAACCCCACAGAGGAGGGCCTGGCCAGCATCCACAGCGTCCTGTTCAGGAAAGACCCCACTCTGTGGCGCGCTGCCCTGCTCTACTACACCGTCTACCAGGCCAGCCACATGTCCTTCTCTCAGCTCTTCCACGACTTGGGACGCTTCGTCCAGGACCCCAACACCCGCTGGGACTACTGTGTCAGAGCCAAGAGAGGCCAGATCGACACAGCACAGCCAG GGTGCTTCAGTAAAGACCAGGTCTACCTGGACGGCATCCTGAAGATCCTGCGATACAGAGACAAGATCAACTTCCCACTGCTGATGGCTCTTGGAAAG GTCTCATTCGAAGACTTGGACCGCCTGAAAGCCGTGGCTCAGATGGAGAACGTCCGCATCCCACACTTCATGCAGGACCAGGGGAGGTACGCCGAGCAGCTGACCAAAATCATGGCGGTCAACCAGCTGACCGACGAGGAGCTGAAGACCATCATCTGA
- the stx12 gene encoding syntaxin-12 has product MSYGQAESYHPVPRDFNTIIQTCSSNIQKITQNTAQIKTMVNQLGTRQDTSELQDRLQQIQHYTNQLAKETNKHLKELGSIPLPLSPSEQRQQKIQRERLMNDFSAALNNFQAVQRRAAEREKESVARARAGSRLSAEDGSRDEKLVSFDNQDDWGQMTTQTEEVAITEEDLELIRERETNIRQLESDILDVNQIFKDLAVMIHDQGEMIDSIEANVESAEVHVERGTEQLQRASYYQQKSRKKMCILAMVCSIVLVILGIIIWQASK; this is encoded by the exons ATGTCATACGGCCAAGCAGAGAGCTACCACCCTGTCCCACGGGACTTCAACACCATCATACAAACATGCAGCTCCAACATCCAGAAGATCACACAGAACA CTGCGCAGATAAAGACCATGGTGAACCAGCTGGGGACCAGACAGGACACCAGTGAACTCCAGGATCGTCT GCAACAGATACAACACTACACGAACCAACTggcaaaagaaacaaataagCACCTGAAAGAGCTGGGATCCATCCCTTTGCCCTTGTCACCCTCAGAGCAA AGGCAGCAAAAGATCCAGAGGGAACGACTGATGAATGACTTCTCAGCAGCTCTCAACAACTTCCAAGCAGTCCAGCGGCGTGcggcagagagggaaaaggagtcAGTAGCCAGAGCGAGGGCTGGGTCCCGCCTATCA gCTGAGGACGGTTCTCGAGATGAAAAGCTTGTTTCGTTCGATAA CCAAGACGACTGGGGTCAGATGACCACCCAGACAGAGGAAGTGGCCATCACAGAGGAGGACCTGGAGCTCATAAGGGAGAGAGAAACCAACATCAGACAGCTGGAG tctgacATCTTGGATGTGAACCAGATCTTCAAGGACCTGGCAGTGATGATCCACGACCAGGGAGAAATGATTG ATAGCATCGAGGCAAACGTGGAGAGCGCTGAAGTTCATGTAGAGCGAGGAACAGAGCAGCTCCAGAGAGCCAGCTACTACCAG CAAAAGTCTAGGAAGAAGATGTGCATCCTGGCCATGGTTTGTTCCATCGTTCTCGTCATACTCGGCATCATCATCTGGCAAGCCTCTAAGTGA
- the ccn2b gene encoding CCN family member 2b, translated as MSSETSATFSVLLLIISLTVAQDCSQPCACPAEPPLCPLGTSLVLDDCGCCKVCARQLGEPCSLLEPCDHHKELYCDYALLSDTETGICMAQDGQTCDLGGVIYRSGESFQPSCKHHCVCMNGEIGCVPMCASDIRLPSPDCPYPRRIQIPGKCCEEWVCEQTPRDHHYQSVVAGASQIHPLPSSSPVSVFRQASPHGPLRESPKDNCIVQTTEWSECSATCGMAISSRITNDNQRCQLERQTRICMVRPCNSQQEKEIKKGKKCIRTPKAQRGMRFELSGCSSTRLYKPKFCGVCTDNRCCTPHTTITAEVEFHCPDGDVFTKKMMFIKTCSCHHDCPQDNDIFLASNTRRMIGDYENDM; from the exons ATGTCCTCAGAAACCTCAGCCACGTTCTCCGTTCTCCTGCTTATCATCTCTTTg aCAGTGGCCCAGGACTGCTCCCAGCCCTGTGCCTGCCCCGCGGAGCCCCCGCTCTGCCCGTTGGGGACCAGCTTGGTCCTGGATGATTGCGGCTGCTGTAAGGTGTGCGCCAGGCAGCTGGGTGAGCCCTGCTCCCTGCTGGAGCCCTGCGACCATCACAAGGAGCTGTACTGTGACTACGCTCTGCTGAGTGACACTGAGACTGGCATCTGCATGG CTCAGGACGGTCAGACATGCGACCTCGGCGGGGTGATCTACCGCAGCGGGGAGTCCTTCCAGCCCAGCTGTAAGcaccactgtgtgtgcatgaacgGAGAGATCGGCTGTGTGCCAATGTGTGCCAGCGACATCCGGCTTCCTTCCCCTGACTGCCCCTACCCACGGCGAATCCAGATCCCTGGGAAATGCTGTGAGGAGTGGGTGTGTGAGCAGACACCTCGGGACCACCACTACCAGTCGGTGGTTGCCG GAGCCTCTCAGATTCACCCCTTGCCCTCTTCAAGTCCtgtctcagtcttcagacaggcGTCTCCCCACGGGCCGCTAAGGGAGAGTCCCAAAGATAATTGTATAGTCCAGACTACAGAGTGGAGTGAGTGCTCAGCCACCTGTGGCATGGCCATCTCATCCCGTATCACCAACGACAACCAGCGCTGCCAGCTGGAGAGACAGACCAGGATCTGCATGGTCCGACCCTGCAACAGCCAACAGGAGAAAGAAATCAAG AAGGGGAAGAAATGTATTCGGACTCCAAAGGCCCAGCGTGGGATGCGCTTTGAGCTGTCGGGCTGCTCCAGCACCAGGCTGTACAAACCGAAGTTCTGCGGTGTCTGCACGGACAATCGCTGCTGCACGCCTCACACCACGATCACAGCCGAGGTGGAGTTCCACTGCCCAGATGGAGACGTCTTCACAAAGAAGATGATGTTCATCAAGACCTGCTCCTGCCACCATGACTGTCCTCAAGATAACGACATCTTCCTGGCGTCAAACACTCGGAGGATGATTGGGGACTATGAGAATGATATGTGA